In Oryza brachyantha chromosome 2, ObraRS2, whole genome shotgun sequence, a single window of DNA contains:
- the LOC102716098 gene encoding PH, RCC1 and FYVE domains-containing protein 1-like — MAGGFEARGSATRGVEQALVALKKGAHLLKCGKRGKPKLCPFRLSSDEKMLIWYSKEREKSLSLSCVSSVVLGHKTAKLLRLQWPEKESHSLSVFYKNGECSLDLICKDRDQAEYWYLGLTTLLSVPCSPVLLIDSTSSRRINSCTNSPPSYIQQRSKLFAVHDTRKYKQVHSIYGSPRLMQKNVLQSNLDYSEPFFSPRQRTWSDLDPYMEKITPEVVNRVKNSCRDIKVVDKLNERIIAQLPKQKSFEGLHVAYGTNSLKDIFVWGDVPGNVLDYGDVSKANVSLPRLFNTTHILDVQNVACGEKHAAIVTKQGEVFSWGVDNGGRLGHKMSVTISNPKIIDSLASTRVKAIAFGAKHTCAVSVSGELYEWGEGTHCLGLWGDQYQRSQWFPHKLLGPVDGISILKIACGYWHTAIISSAGQLFTYGDGTFGVLGHGDTLTVARPKQVESLQGLRAKAIACGPWHTAAIVERIGTVKSNAPSGKLFTWGDADRGKLGHADKKMKLVPVCVEPLNDFDFAQVSCAKAQTIALTITGVVFTIGSKEHRQLGNPLSEDTSIWLVEGPLKTEFVREISAGSSHVAVLTMNGKVFTWGKGTEGQLGLGDYVDRSSPTLVEALEDKQVHSIACGINFTTAICLHRPLSSKDQSVCSNCQLAFGFTRKKRNCYNCGSIFCNSCSNNRVSRAALAPDKSKRYRVCDPCFSQLQKVEQLSKLGPQLKIQKDEVCPIEIRSYTPKLARIFKEANAIMEKMASAQSPHQRSQNFAAADQGRTLRWGLVECPSQFRCVRSIPYCSTSNKHTVAGSDVWAINERMAPKPTSSFLKSANDSKEELDLMENILLEEVKQLQEQVTTLAKQCRHRSLKVQLYKRKVEETWLIAKDEAAKCKAAKDIIKVLTDQRDFLSKKLSAGEKLDNSRTMPRHTSIAKSVKAELPDPPDKNVVTRELQQSKSNKDHHNSRQVDRGCTQPSNASTAGDWVTHQNFRRTSTGSTGCTEGTDATTAPTDSNGVIEQIERGVYATVVTSPGGKKCIKRIRFSRKHFGEEQAQKWWEANESMIFAKYSSMEQTLG; from the exons ATGGCTGGGGGCTTTGAGGCGAGGGGCTCTGCTACTAGAGGAGTCGAGCAG GCGCTTGTTGCTCTGAAGAAGGGTGCACACCTCCTGAAATGTGGGAAGAGAGGGAAGCCCAAGTTATGCCCATTCAGGCTATCTTCA GACGAGAAAATGCTGATATGGTATTCCaaagagagggaaaagagTTTGAGCTTGAGCTGTGTGTCAAGTGTAGTTCTTGGACATAAGACA GCAAAACTTTTACGTCTGCAATGGCCAGAAAAGGAATCGCACTCATTATCAGTCTTCTACAAGAATGGTGAATGTTCACTTGACTTG ATTTGCAAAGATAGGGATCAAGCTGAATATTGGTATCTAGGTCTAACAACCTTACTATCAGTTCCATGCAGTCCAGTACTTTTGATTGACTCAACAAGTAGCCGTCGGATAAACAGCTGCACAAATAGCCCTCCTAGCTATATTCAGCAAAGGAGTAAGCTATTTGCCGTGCATGACACAAGAAAGTACAAACAG GTACACTCAATATATGGCAGTCCCAGGCTGATGCAGAAAAATGTTTTGCAAAGCAATTTGGATTATTCAGAACCATTCTTCTCTCCAAGGCAAAGGACATGGTCAGACCTAGACCCCTATATGGAAAAGATCACTCCTGAAGTGGTTAATAGAGTAAAAAACAGTTGCAGggatataaaagttgttgACAAGCTTAACGAGCGAATAATTGCCCAATTGCCTAAACAAAAATCATTTGAGGGGTTACATGTGGCATATGGAACAAATTCTCTAAAGGACATCTTTGTCTGGGGAGATGTTCCTGGCAATGTTTTAGACTACGGAGATGTATCAAAAGCCAATGTCTCACTTCCAAGGTTATTCAACACGACCCATATTCTTGATGTACAGAACGTTGCTTGTGGGGAGAAACATGCAGCTATAGTTACTAAGCAAGGAGAGGTCTTCTCCTGGGGAGTGGATAATGGTGGGAGATTGGGGCACAAAATGAGTGTCACTATatcaaatcctaaaattatCGATTCTCTCGCCTCTACACGAGTGAAGGCTATCGCATTTGGAGCAAAGCACACTTGTGCAGTTTCAGTTTCAGGAGAACTTTATGAATGGGGTGAAGGGACTCACTGCTTGGGTTTGTGGGGTGATCAGTATCAAAGAAGCCAATGGTTCCCACATAAATTGTTAGGTCCAGTGGATGGCATCTCTATCTTGAAGATTGCATGTGGTTATTGGCACACAGCTATCATATCCTCTGCTGGCCAGCTCTTCACATATGGAGATGGAACATTTGGTGTTCTTGGACATGGTGACACGCTAACTGTTGCTCGGCCCAAACAAGTGGAGTCCCTGCAAGGGCTAAGAGCCAAGGCCATCGCATGTGGACCATGGCACACGGCTGCTATTGTAGAAAGAATAGGCACTGTCAAGAGCAATGCTCCTAGTGGGAAGCTGTTCACATGGGGTGATGCGGATAGAGGGAAGTTGGGTCATGCTGACAAAAAGATGAAACTTGTACCAGTTTGTGTTGAGCCACTCaatgattttgattttgctCAGGTATCCTGCGCAAAGGCGCAGACCATCGCGCTTACAATAACTGGTGTTGTTTTTACCATTGGAAGCAAGGAACACAGACAATTAGGGAACCCTCTGTCTGAGGACACATCTATTTGGTTGGTTGAGGGGCCACTTAAGACAGAGTTTGTCAGAGAGATATCAGCAGGCTCTTCACATGTAGCAGTTTTGACAATGAATGGAAAGGTGTTTACATGGGGCAAAGGAACAGAGGGGCAACTCGGTTTAGGTGACTATGTTGACAGGAGCTCCCCAACTCTAGTGGAGGCCTTGGAAGATAAGCAGGTGCACAGTATAGCTTGTGGTATCAACTTCACTACTGCAATTTGTTTACATAGGCCACTCTCAAGCAAGGACCAATCCGTATGCAGCAACTGCCAGCTAGCATTTGGCTTTACAAGGAAGAAGCGCAACTGTTACAACTGTGGTTCCATATTCTGCAATTCCTGCAGCAATAACAGGGTTTCCAGAGCAGCTCTTGCACCAGATAAGAGCAAAAGGTACCGTGTTTGTGATCCATGTTTCAGTCAACTGCAGAAAGTTGAGCAGCTTAGCAAATTAGGTCCGCAATTGAAGATCCAAAAGGATGAGGTATGTCCGATAGAAATAAGATCATATACACCAAAACTGGCACGCATATTCAAGGAAGCAAATGCCATTATGGAGAAAATGGCATCAGCACAAAGTCCCCATCAGAGAAGTCAGAACTTTGCTGCGGCAGATCAAGGGAGGACACTAAGATGGGGCCTAGTAGAGTGCCCCAGTCAATTCAGATGTGTGCGAAGCATTCCTTATTGTTCAACATCGAACAAACACACAGTCGCTGGTTCTGATGTATGGGCAATCAATGAGAGAATGGCACCAAAACCTACCAGCTCTTTCCTCAAATCTGCTAATGATTCAAAAGAGGAATTAGATTTgatggaaaatatattattggaAGAAGTGAAACAACTTCAAGAGCAG GTAACCACTCTTGCAAAACAATGCCGCCATAGGAGCCTGAAAGTTCAGCTGTACAAACGAAAAGTTGAGGAGACTTGGCTGATTGCCAAAGATGAGGCTGCAAAGTGCAAAGCTGCTAAAGACATAATTAAGGTTTTGACCGATCAG CgtgattttttatcaaagaagCTTTCGGCTGGTGAGAAATTAGACAACTCCAGAACCATGCCTAGACACACATCCATTGCAAAATCAGTAAAAGCAGAATTACCGGATCCACCTGACAAAAATGTAGTCACCAGAGAACTTCAACAGTCGAAGAGCAACAAGGATCACCACAACAGCAGGCAAGTGGATAGGGGATGTACACAGCCTTCAAATGCTTCCACGGCAGGTGACTGGGTTACGCATCAGAATTTCAGAAGAACTTCCACTGGCAGCACAGGATGCACCGAGGGAACAGATGCCACCACTGCTCCTACCGACTCCAACGGTGTGATCGAGCAGATCGAGCGCGGGGTTTATGCAACCGTGGTTACATCCCCCGGTGGGAAGAAGTGCATCAAGCGCATCCGGTTCAG TCGGAAGCACTTCGGGGAGGAGCAGGCGCAGAAATGGTGGGAAGCCAATGAGAGCATGATTTTTGCAAAGTACAGCAGCATGGAGCAGACGTTGGGGTAA